The Carassius carassius chromosome 28, fCarCar2.1, whole genome shotgun sequence region CAACTTTAAAAGCAATGGTGGGAAGACTGAACTTGCGGAATGTGTGTGACGATGATCCGCTGGAGATGAATTTGAAAGCTGATCGGCCGCTGGACAGTCCTGACTCCGGTCTGCCTCCGAGCCCGAGCCCGAGCGTCTGGTTACTGCAGGGCACTGCGGCTGGAACCCCGATCACAGAAGACGAGAACAGAGGGACAGCTGTGGTATGATTCTTTAATGCAAATCCATGCTATTAATAGtataaaaagtacataaaatatttatatgtatgaatataaacatagcctatatatatatatatatatatatatatatatatatatatatatatatatatatatatatatgtatttatgtgtgtgtgtgtgtgtgtgtgtgtgtgtgtgtgtgttaataatatgctaatttgtatTTAGCTAGGTTAATTTGTGTTAACTGTAcgttacttaatttttttaattgataattttttttttgttatttataaaccAATACTTTTCTTAAGAAATAAGCaagtaataaaatcttaattacaGGTTCCTAATAATCGCCAGTTGCATGCATTGTCCTATGGAGAAGGAATTGAACTTGATCCTCTGCCACTAAAAGAAATCAggtgagattatatatatatatatatatatatatatatatatatatatatatatatatatatttgtgtgtgtgtgtgttttctcctaAACTGTGACTCTATCACATGATTTGGGATTTGGGTGATTTGCTCTGGGCAGGTGCAGTTCATATGTAGCACTAACTTGTTACACGTGTTCTTACAGATACACGTCGTCAGTGCGTTATGATTCAGATCGGCACTTCATCCAGGACGTGACCCTGCAGCCCAAGGGTTTGAGTCTGGAGATGTGCAGCCAGACGGTGTTGGCCCTGCCTCAGAGCACCTGGAGACATTACAAGACCCAGCTGGAGTTCCAGCCCCGCCAGCGGGTGCAGCGCTACCAGAGCACCACTATAGTGTACCCCAAACACACCCGGACCTTCTACACCACCCAGCTCAATTATGACGGGCACAAGCTGAACAAGCGCTTCTTCTCTGCTGTAGAGCTGCAGGCTTCTGATTGCCAGGCTACTCTTTGAAAGACACTCGGGCATCTGTGCCTGACATTGCACCCCCATATGTACCAATTATAAACCACCGCCTGCATTCAATGAGTCCCAAGAGGAAAAAAGGAAACTCAGACTGAAATTGTTGCAAGTTGGAAAGGGGATCCCTAGAAAGACGTGCAGTTTTAGTTTGTTTAAGGTTGAAGGAGAGTAAACAACTGTGTTGTGTTGTTCTGTTTGAAGGTTTGGTTAGGAGTAGCGTATGGAGATCTGTATGGGTTTTCTCCATCAGTTCTCAATGGTAATGTACAAAAATGGTTTTTAATTGTATGTAGGAATGTGTATGATTATTTAATAGTGAGATTCAAGTTTCAGATATTCTGTGCTGATCTTGGACCATCATTGGTTTGAAGGTTAATGTTGACACATAGTTGGCCGATATTGAGAAATGTGACTTACTGCAGAGCACTTATTTACCCCATCATAAATTGAGTATTAGAATAATACAATAGTGCATTCTAGGGCTGGGTTACAAAAGAGTTTTTAGTACATACCTTTCACATGTTTCTATTTAACAGGTTCATTTTCACTGAGCTGTAGAAGTGTAACGTTCATATATTAGGGCCTAAATAGTGTTTTCTGTAAAAACAGGGTATGTTAGTGTGTCTTTGCACAAGGGTGTATCTGGGTTAAAACATTAACTCCATCTTAAACTAACCTTATCTGCGTATTTTTACTACTGTAAGTCTACATTAGGACACTTATGCTGTTATTTTCTTTATGTAAAGGCTAGCTAACTTCCACAGCTCTGCTTGTGATGTTACTCGTCAAggaaaaattaaaaactgaactCAATTGTGCCTGATACTGCAGACAGAAGTATCTGTAGaccagtgtttgaaataaattatagtgtaaataacagcatttcagttcaaaatgtttttatcagtggCAAATTTCCCTATTTAtttcttgttcttgttttaattctCTTTAATTCTGTGCACGATCATTGATCAAGTGCTGGTTTTAGATTCTGTAGCTGTGCTGTGTAAAATTGTTATTCTTTTAACTCAAATTACTTTAAGATGGTTATtaactattaaaatgaaataaataaatttttaaagtGACGTGCATTgcctttaatgtttgcattttagCATCATGCTTGAAAACAAGACCCTAGTTCAAACACAAAGTAGGACAGCAACTAATCTAATTCTTGAGAGCCACCTAGAGGTACAGATATAGTATTACAAATATGACCTTAAATGCAGATTAAACATGAAGACAATTGTTTTTAAGTCTACATAGTactatgtattatttttaattaatacaagaACTGACTGGCAGTCAGTCTCCTGGGACTGGCCTATGGATGTCTTTGGTGACATGTCTTTATATTGGTCGGACCTAGCTACAGATTCTGacaaatgtttgtgttttctaCTCCCTTTTGCTGTTTCCAGATCTTCTGGAAGCATGTGTGTCCTTCATGCTTGTTCTTCAGCACTCTCTTGGTCTCATGTGTTGCTTGTTTAGACTGTCTAGAGGCTTTTTGTCTGTTATAGAGGTTTCAGCTAGTGCTGTTTTCCCGCTGAACTGTCTCAAGGGTTAACCCTCTCTTGATACCTGATACTTGAAGGTGATGATGTCAAAAGTCCTGTGATTTTGATcatgttaatgttaaataattGTGAAGATGCCAAAACTAGTGGCTGTACAGCATCTTtcctatatttatttacatttattcttttatcagatgcttttatactaAATGACTTACAAATAATGACCACAGAAGCAAAGTGGCATGATGTCAGATTCATATTCTCTATAGTTGCCATGGAAATATATTTAGTATACCATAGTTGTAGTTGTTTccagtatttaaataaaatgagcaTATTAACTCTGATAAAACatcaatcaaaaaacaaaactgtgGATCAGAACACATCAGATCAGACCATCTCATTCTCATATAATACAGTTGGGTAGTGAGAAGGGCCTATAACTCTAGCCttctctattatatatatatatatatatatatgcacacacacaaacacatatatacagacaaataaaaaatatatatataaatatatatatatatatatatacacacacacacacacacacacacacacacacacacacacacgtttatatatacataaatagacATAaatagtgtgtgtctgtgtgtgtgtgtgtgtgtgtgtgtgtgtgtgtgtgtgtgtgtgtgtaaaatgagaAGGCTTGTGTGAGAGACCCTTTTTTCTGAGTTAAAGCTTCACATTCTAAAGTAGCCTACAATAAATGTCctagtttaaatataaataaatttgctctatttttcatttaaaatgtgcGAACGTGTCATTTTtataaaagtgttttgttttgcagaGTTCATAGGAAGTGTTTTTGCCATTCACGCATAACatgtttttaacagttttatctTTTCTAATGAAAACATTGAAGTGGGCGGGGCATAGAGCATTAGCCAATCGAATACATTCGAAGTAAACAAGGATGTTGAAGGGGGCGGGACATTGTAGGGAAATGTTCGAACATGTCGTATGCCAAATAATGCAACTTCGCAATATAATGTAAAACAACTATACCAAATAAACAAGCGTGTATATTTTATAGACATGATTATATTATGTTTCTGAAACGATGGTGTAAAGATTAGAATGGGCAGACCTTTAGTTTCGTTTTGAGATGGATGCGTCTGGATCACAATTGTTCGACGACTGGGAAGATATAAGCGACTCGGAATTTCTCAACATCCCTTCCGAGCAACAAAGCATAGGTAAAATACCTTGTCATTTTGGTAATTTGTTCTGAATTTAGTCATACTTTTTACTTTGGACACATGATGGCACTGTCGTATTATGTGTGTAACTTTGATACAACTTGTACATTGtatgttaaaaacataaaaacaatctaTGCTTTATGTCTTTTGAGAGCCCCAGTGTCAACTCAATAGTGAATCTGATGGTAAACACTTTGATAGTCCCCGTGCGTCCACCTCTTCAGTGCACAAGTAAGCCTAATGATGATGGTTTGTGCAAAATTGTACCAAGTTATTCTATTGAACTGCAACATTtgttatttctttgttttgtcaTATAACATTATTCTTCTATTTAGCAAGAATGAGGAGGCTTTGGGACAAGAAACTGTCAGTACAGAAAATGTGAGGGGTTCTAAGAGAAAAAGCCTTCATGAAAACAGCTTCAGCCCAATGCAACGCTTCTTTAAGCGGCATCTGAGTGTGACCCTTCTATGCGACCAGTCTTGGTGTGAGATGAAGACTGTTTACAGTCTTTTAAAGCCATTTGTCAAGAGAAAGGAAATGCAACGTGCTGAGGTGCAGATCGGAAGGCAAATTCATTTATCAAGAGGTGAGCAGTGACACACATTTGAACATAGTGCAACATAATATCTCAATCATGTTCAGTAACCCAATCCATGACTTTCATCTCTAGAACGGGAGATTAAGGACGTTGTCTCTGTAGAGATCCGCTCTAGAGAAGATGCAGAAGCCGTCAAACTTCTCAACATGTTGCACATGACTGCACTGTTGGAAGCAGGTGAGTTGACAATGTTAAAACAATGTGAGGTTTGGTACTCAGatcagttttaaacatttaatttccaaACATCGTGTTTCAGGAGAACGCGTGCGAGAGTTTCCTGTCTTTGGTGTGCTGGAAGGTGTTTTTGTCAAGGGGGTCATTGATGAAGTCATGTATAACCAGAAGGGGGAGCTGGTCCTAAATGAGCTCAAGACGCGCAAACAGAACTGCTTGCCTAGCTCTGCACAAGATAAAGTCAACTGCTTCCAGGTGAGTGGGGGTTATTTATTGCAGGTATGGCCTTTGTGCTCACTCATACAGCAGTAAATCATTGCACTGTGCATTTGTGAACAGCTGCCTTGTTCTCACTGAACTTCATTTCACATACATTTGTCCATATACAATGGCGTTGGCTCAGTTTATGgccttttttattaaaatacaaattttaatacatttaaaatgatggGCCCCTGAAAATAACAAGTGCTGTACACACTATAAAAATttgattgaattttattttttggggcataaaataaaaaatgttagggTGATATAACTGTCCTGATATCATAATAAAAAGCCTCAAATTCTAAAAAGGAAAACCTTAAGTAGTTTGGTGTATTTGTTTACCATtatctttgaagaaaaaaaatctgttagtaTTGTATAATTATGTAaccactattatagtatttattatttgaattagattttgtttttgtatttttaattctcatttaattttttattcatgtgGTTATGTGGTttagtcatttgtttttttacttttaatgtattttatttcagtttaagttgtaataattttcaatgatttaataatcatttagTATGCAAGGCAATATTAAAAAGAATGTAtttcatatttagattttgttttattttcagttttatttaaattatcaaaaaagttttaatttcaatTCTAGTGAACAATAATAACACtggtaaaacaatattttaactcaactgcatattataattttttcccgCAAAGtaagtcatgtggtgcaaccagCTAAATCTTGTGGTGTGACTGCCTTAAAATGAAtgatattaatgaattaataattgaTGATATTAGGAAAAATACTTTtcaccatgatacattttttaaaggtgTTGGAAATTTTGAGAACCATatgaaataaatatggaaaaaaaactacatttctgagaactttacaaatgttttttgacagatttttccttccctttttccttttttttttgcatcattgactcatactgtatatattgGATCATTTTATATGTTCTTTAAACTATCCATCTTATTCAGGTTAGCCTATATAAATTACTATTTGATGGACTGGTGAGAGGAGAAGTGAAGAAAGACCATGTTTTAAATCACCTTAAACTGCGCTCAGGTCAAGTACTCGGAGCAGGAGTCCAGGCCCATGCTAAAAGCATTGGGGTCCAGGTGACTACCTTTGAGGAACTGGTTGATGCTCTGCTAATAACTGTATCTAGTTCTGATCTTCCATGCATCGACCTGCTTCAGATTGAATACTATCACCAAGGCTCTAGTGGACCCATTGGGACCAGGGTTGCTCCTTTCGATGAAACCCAACTACGGACAGAGCTTCAGAGTCATCTGGCCTACTGGAGAGGTCAGAGGGAACCCAAAGGGGTGGACATAGAAGAGGCCTGGAAATGTAAATCATGCCTCCATGAACAAACTTGTAATTGGACAAAGAATAGATTGCAAGTATCTGACCAACAAGCAGATCATGCTAGCTCATGATTCAGTATTTTACAGATAATACAAACATTTGTATG contains the following coding sequences:
- the LOC132107966 gene encoding refilin-B-like is translated as MVGRLNLRNVCDDDPLEMNLKADRPLDSPDSGLPPSPSPSVWLLQGTAAGTPITEDENRGTAVVPNNRQLHALSYGEGIELDPLPLKEIRYTSSVRYDSDRHFIQDVTLQPKGLSLEMCSQTVLALPQSTWRHYKTQLEFQPRQRVQRYQSTTIVYPKHTRTFYTTQLNYDGHKLNKRFFSAVELQASDCQATL
- the LOC132107964 gene encoding exonuclease V-like isoform X2; amino-acid sequence: MDASGSQLFDDWEDISDSEFLNIPSEQQSIEPQCQLNSESDGKHFDSPRASTSSVHNKNEEALGQETVSTENVRGSKRKSLHENSFSPMQRFFKRHLSVTLLCDQSWCEMKTVYSLLKPFVKRKEMQRAEVQIGRQIHLSREREIKDVVSVEIRSREDAEAVKLLNMLHMTALLEAGERVREFPVFGVLEGVFVKGVIDEVMYNQKGELVLNELKTRKQNCLPSSAQDKVNCFQVKYSEQESRPMLKALGSR
- the LOC132107964 gene encoding exonuclease V-like isoform X1 — encoded protein: MDASGSQLFDDWEDISDSEFLNIPSEQQSIEPQCQLNSESDGKHFDSPRASTSSVHNKNEEALGQETVSTENVRGSKRKSLHENSFSPMQRFFKRHLSVTLLCDQSWCEMKTVYSLLKPFVKRKEMQRAEVQIGRQIHLSREREIKDVVSVEIRSREDAEAVKLLNMLHMTALLEAGERVREFPVFGVLEGVFVKGVIDEVMYNQKGELVLNELKTRKQNCLPSSAQDKVNCFQVSLYKLLFDGLVRGEVKKDHVLNHLKLRSGQVLGAGVQAHAKSIGVQVTTFEELVDALLITVSSSDLPCIDLLQIEYYHQGSSGPIGTRVAPFDETQLRTELQSHLAYWRGQREPKGVDIEEAWKCKSCLHEQTCNWTKNRLQVSDQQADHASS